A DNA window from Pseudarthrobacter sp. W1I19 contains the following coding sequences:
- a CDS encoding NAD(P)-dependent oxidoreductase: protein MQTLRLEQQQLPGTYPSVALLGTGPMGAPIARNILSHGVPLTLWNRTPERARAIGGGTLADSPAEAARDVVLTVLPDLPQVEALLHGGDGLLEGWRAAGIQHPILVIHGTVSPVAVAEFADRCQRSWGVVVVDAPLSGGTIGAEEARLSIMAGGPREAVDRVTPLFELYSSTVVRFGDTGAGSTVKACNQIVVAATVTALAEAMALAAGSNLDLEKVQTVLAGGLANSEVLAQKGRRWVEQDFEGGGSAKNQLKDLGFIMEIAGQTGLKLPLAACVQNAFEDMVAAGDGDLDHTGIYRTIRAR, encoded by the coding sequence ATGCAGACGCTCAGACTGGAACAGCAGCAGCTGCCCGGCACCTATCCGTCCGTTGCCCTCCTGGGCACCGGACCGATGGGCGCCCCCATCGCACGGAACATCCTCAGCCACGGAGTTCCCCTGACTCTGTGGAACCGGACACCGGAAAGGGCCCGGGCAATCGGAGGAGGCACCCTGGCGGACTCGCCGGCGGAGGCCGCACGCGACGTCGTTCTTACCGTTTTGCCCGACCTGCCCCAGGTCGAAGCGCTGCTCCACGGCGGCGACGGACTGCTGGAAGGCTGGCGCGCCGCCGGAATACAGCACCCCATCCTGGTGATCCACGGGACAGTGTCACCCGTGGCGGTGGCTGAGTTCGCCGACAGATGCCAGCGCAGCTGGGGCGTGGTGGTGGTGGACGCCCCCTTGAGCGGCGGCACAATTGGGGCTGAAGAAGCCCGGCTGAGCATCATGGCGGGCGGCCCGCGGGAGGCCGTGGACCGGGTGACACCGCTGTTCGAGCTCTACAGCTCAACAGTGGTGCGGTTCGGGGACACCGGTGCCGGGTCAACCGTGAAGGCCTGCAACCAGATCGTTGTGGCGGCCACGGTGACGGCCCTAGCCGAGGCGATGGCCCTGGCGGCAGGCAGCAACCTGGACCTGGAGAAGGTCCAGACGGTTCTTGCCGGCGGCCTGGCGAACTCCGAGGTCCTGGCGCAAAAGGGACGGCGGTGGGTGGAGCAGGACTTTGAAGGCGGCGGATCCGCAAAGAACCAGCTCAAGGACCTGGGCTTCATCATGGAAATCGCCGGACAGACGGGACTGAAACTCCCGCTCGCGGCCTGCGTGCAGAACGCCTTCGAAGATATGGTGGCGGCCGGCGACGGCGACCTGGACCACACCGGGATTTACCGCACCATCCGGGCCCGTTGA
- the galU gene encoding UTP--glucose-1-phosphate uridylyltransferase GalU codes for MTTGKAITKAVIPAAGLGTRFLPATKAMPKEMLPVVDRPAIQYVVEEAVKSGLTDLLMITGRNKRSLEDHFDREPGLERALELKGDKDKLESVQYASELGPIHYVRQGEAKGLGHAVLCASQHVGNEPFAVLLGDDLIDEAEDLLSTMMEVQQKTGGSVIALIEVDPAQISAYGCADITAVDGEDYVRVNSLVEKPAAGEAPSNLAVIGRYVLHPSVFGVLENTEPGRGGEIQLTDALQTLAAGEGEGSGVYGVVFKGRRFDTGDKLSYLKAVITLASERVEFGEDLKTWMKGFVN; via the coding sequence ATGACTACGGGGAAAGCAATAACCAAAGCCGTCATTCCTGCTGCCGGATTGGGGACTCGCTTCCTGCCCGCCACCAAGGCAATGCCGAAGGAAATGTTGCCGGTGGTAGACAGGCCGGCCATCCAGTATGTCGTCGAGGAAGCGGTTAAGTCCGGCCTGACCGACCTGCTAATGATCACGGGGCGGAACAAGCGCTCCCTGGAGGACCACTTTGACCGCGAACCAGGCTTGGAGCGTGCGTTGGAGCTGAAGGGCGACAAGGACAAACTGGAGTCCGTGCAGTACGCCTCAGAACTTGGGCCAATTCACTACGTCCGTCAGGGTGAGGCCAAGGGTTTGGGCCACGCGGTGCTCTGCGCAAGCCAGCACGTGGGCAACGAGCCCTTCGCCGTCCTGCTCGGCGATGATCTCATTGACGAGGCCGAGGACCTGCTGAGCACCATGATGGAGGTGCAGCAGAAGACTGGCGGTTCGGTGATCGCACTTATCGAAGTTGATCCGGCACAGATCAGCGCTTACGGTTGCGCGGACATCACTGCAGTGGATGGTGAGGATTACGTCCGCGTCAACAGTTTGGTGGAGAAGCCTGCGGCGGGTGAGGCGCCCTCGAACCTAGCCGTTATTGGCCGCTACGTACTTCATCCCTCCGTATTCGGCGTTCTTGAAAACACGGAGCCGGGCCGCGGCGGGGAGATCCAGCTGACGGACGCGCTGCAGACGCTTGCCGCCGGCGAGGGCGAAGGCTCCGGCGTGTACGGAGTGGTCTTTAAGGGCCGCCGCTTCGACACCGGAGACAAGCTGAGTTACCTCAAAGCCGTCATCACGCTCGCGTCCGAGCGTGTGGAGTTCGGCGAGGACCTCAAGACATGGATGAAGGGCTTTGTGAACTAG
- the rfbA gene encoding glucose-1-phosphate thymidylyltransferase RfbA, whose product MRGIILAGGTGSRLHPITLGISKQLVPVYDKPMIYYPLSTLMLAGIRDILIITTPHDADQFQRLLGDGSRFGINLTYTQQPSPDGLAQAFVLGADHIGEGPVALVLGDNIFYGRGMGTQLRRFENIDGGAVFGYRVADPSAYGVVEFDENGCAISLEEKPTEPKSRYAVPGLYFYDNDVVQIARELEPSARGELEITDVNRVYLERGKLQVEILPRGTAWLDTGTFDDLSDASEFVRTVQHRQGLSIGCPEEIAWRQGFLSDDALRERAEPLAKSGYGKYLLELLNEDAESAAKRLELIAP is encoded by the coding sequence ATGCGCGGAATAATCCTCGCCGGGGGAACCGGTTCACGTCTTCATCCAATTACTCTCGGCATCAGTAAGCAGTTGGTGCCGGTCTACGACAAGCCCATGATCTACTACCCACTCTCCACACTTATGTTGGCTGGCATCCGGGATATCTTGATCATCACGACACCTCACGATGCCGACCAATTCCAGCGACTGCTGGGGGATGGCAGCAGGTTCGGCATCAACCTCACCTACACACAACAACCATCGCCCGATGGCCTCGCCCAGGCCTTTGTATTAGGCGCGGATCATATCGGTGAGGGACCCGTAGCCTTGGTGTTGGGCGACAACATCTTCTATGGCCGCGGAATGGGAACCCAGCTGCGCCGCTTCGAAAACATCGACGGCGGAGCCGTATTCGGGTATCGCGTGGCAGATCCATCTGCATACGGCGTGGTTGAATTTGATGAAAACGGATGCGCCATCTCACTTGAAGAAAAACCGACAGAACCCAAGAGCCGCTATGCAGTGCCCGGCCTGTATTTCTACGACAATGACGTGGTGCAAATTGCACGTGAATTGGAGCCCTCGGCCCGGGGTGAGCTGGAAATTACAGACGTAAATCGCGTTTATCTGGAACGTGGCAAACTGCAAGTGGAAATTCTTCCGCGTGGCACCGCCTGGCTGGACACAGGAACATTCGACGACCTCAGTGACGCCTCCGAGTTTGTGCGCACTGTCCAGCACCGTCAAGGCCTGTCTATCGGCTGCCCTGAGGAAATTGCGTGGCGGCAGGGCTTTCTGTCAGATGATGCACTGCGTGAACGGGCAGAGCCTCTGGCCAAGAGTGGCTACGGCAAATACCTCTTGGAACTTCTGAACGAAGACGCGGAGTCCGCCGCGAAGCGCCTGGAGCTAATTGCTCCCTAG
- the rfbB gene encoding dTDP-glucose 4,6-dehydratase, which translates to MQKLLVTGGAGFIGSNFVHYVLDHTDDHVTVLDKLTYAGNLESLKGLPGERFEFVQGDIADPELVDRLVAGTDVVVHYAAESHNDNSLHDPRPFLDTNIIGTYTLIEAARKHNKRFHHISTDEVYGDLELDDPERFTEQTPYNPSSPYSSTKAGSDLLVRAWVRSFGLQATISNCSNNYGPYQHVEKFIPRQITNVIDGIRPKLYGKGENVRDWIHANDHSSAVLAIIAKGRIGETYLIGADGEKNNKDVVELILKHMGESPDAYDHVVDRPGHDLRYAIDSTKLRDELGWEPQFSNFDEGIEDTIAWYRDNENWWRPQKAATEAKYKEQGQ; encoded by the coding sequence ATGCAGAAACTCCTTGTCACTGGCGGTGCCGGTTTTATTGGTTCCAATTTTGTTCACTACGTTCTCGACCACACGGATGACCATGTCACCGTGTTGGACAAGCTGACTTACGCGGGCAATCTGGAGTCCTTGAAGGGTCTGCCGGGGGAGCGGTTCGAGTTTGTCCAGGGGGACATCGCCGACCCTGAACTGGTCGACCGGCTGGTGGCGGGGACTGATGTTGTGGTGCACTATGCTGCTGAATCGCACAACGACAACTCGCTGCACGATCCTCGCCCGTTCCTTGACACCAACATCATCGGCACCTACACGCTGATCGAGGCGGCCCGGAAGCACAACAAGCGCTTCCACCACATCTCCACGGACGAGGTCTACGGCGACCTGGAACTCGATGACCCGGAACGGTTTACCGAGCAGACGCCGTACAACCCCTCCAGCCCGTACTCGTCCACGAAGGCCGGCTCGGACCTTCTGGTCCGGGCGTGGGTTCGTTCGTTCGGGCTGCAGGCGACCATCAGCAACTGCTCGAACAACTACGGCCCGTACCAGCACGTGGAGAAGTTCATCCCGCGCCAGATCACCAACGTCATTGATGGGATCCGGCCCAAGCTTTACGGCAAGGGCGAGAACGTCCGGGACTGGATCCACGCCAACGACCACTCTTCAGCGGTGCTGGCGATCATCGCTAAAGGCAGGATCGGTGAAACGTACCTGATCGGTGCTGACGGCGAGAAGAACAACAAGGACGTTGTGGAGCTGATCCTCAAGCACATGGGCGAGTCCCCGGACGCGTACGACCACGTGGTGGACCGGCCCGGCCACGACCTGCGCTACGCCATCGACTCCACCAAGCTGCGTGACGAACTGGGCTGGGAACCGCAGTTCTCCAACTTCGATGAAGGCATCGAGGACACCATTGCCTGGTACCGGGACAACGAAAACTGGTGGCGGCCCCAGAAAGCAGCCACCGAAGCCAAGTACAAGGAACAGGGCCAGTAG
- a CDS encoding VanZ family protein, which yields MKHLDNQRIWQTVLAAMLIPLALLAFWPAPVDQPVQGLLIDVLELLHKHGIPHWIDYGFVEASANVALFVPLGLSATLALPEKRWWQIGAFGLLISGCIELGQLLFLHNRFASPLDLVTNLLGTFGGTQLAAIAVNTFKARPLPAAGPQSGGQ from the coding sequence TTGAAGCATCTGGATAACCAGCGGATTTGGCAGACCGTCCTGGCCGCCATGCTGATCCCCCTGGCCCTTCTTGCCTTCTGGCCGGCCCCAGTGGACCAACCCGTTCAAGGACTCCTAATCGATGTCCTTGAACTCCTACACAAGCATGGAATCCCGCATTGGATCGACTATGGATTTGTAGAGGCATCCGCCAACGTCGCTCTTTTCGTCCCCTTGGGACTATCGGCCACCCTTGCCCTTCCTGAAAAGCGTTGGTGGCAAATCGGGGCATTTGGACTGCTGATTTCGGGGTGCATCGAGCTCGGGCAGCTTTTGTTTCTTCACAACCGCTTTGCAAGTCCCTTGGACCTTGTGACAAACCTGTTGGGTACTTTCGGTGGCACACAGCTGGCAGCCATTGCGGTCAATACTTTCAAGGCCCGCCCCCTTCCGGCGGCGGGCCCACAGTCTGGTGGTCAATAG
- a CDS encoding LPXTG cell wall anchor domain-containing protein, with protein sequence MKKTLAALALAGSIALIGSPAVAATYPALPPQAAVSDGTVGPGENFVFRGQGFRAGEPLIIRVTPGQPPAASGANIAGGRSVAARISVVAEAQTLQATADAQGAFSLPIAINEAGTYSLTAEGVESGVVVGPVTVTVAASLANTGGNAGGAPLANTGGGAGLANTGADSGLVLWTLVGAGALAAGATSVVVVRRRAKAEVAA encoded by the coding sequence ATGAAGAAAACACTTGCAGCACTCGCACTCGCAGGTTCCATCGCACTTATCGGCTCACCGGCAGTTGCAGCCACCTACCCGGCTCTTCCGCCGCAGGCTGCTGTTTCTGATGGCACCGTCGGCCCGGGCGAAAACTTCGTTTTCCGCGGCCAGGGCTTCCGCGCCGGGGAACCGCTCATCATCCGCGTAACGCCCGGTCAGCCGCCGGCAGCCTCAGGCGCAAACATTGCCGGTGGCCGTTCAGTAGCAGCGCGTATTAGCGTTGTCGCCGAGGCACAGACCTTGCAGGCAACTGCCGACGCGCAGGGAGCATTCTCCCTGCCGATCGCTATCAACGAGGCTGGCACCTACAGCCTGACGGCTGAGGGCGTTGAATCCGGAGTAGTCGTCGGTCCCGTTACGGTCACCGTGGCAGCTTCCCTGGCGAACACCGGCGGCAACGCGGGAGGCGCTCCCCTGGCCAACACCGGCGGCGGTGCAGGCCTTGCAAACACAGGTGCTGACTCCGGCTTAGTTCTCTGGACCTTGGTGGGCGCAGGCGCACTGGCAGCCGGCGCAACTTCAGTTGTTGTCGTCCGCCGCCGCGCCAAGGCTGAGGTAGCTGCATAA
- a CDS encoding DUF4012 domain-containing protein, whose translation MNVDGGYRVQPVPSSHGPKDRTHRHKPRRRKRKAFLIAACLAFLALVAVAATAWLAVKAATAKDELNMAASLLPQLKDEVMRRDAAAAGRTVETLRGHTTNAREATADPLWRLAAALPGVGPNLRAASEVATTADDVATLGAAPLVGVLESLDWKSLAPSEGGVDVRPLASASPAIESASNAVAQSSERLDAIDSANLLPQISEPLRQARSELGSLRMGLRTAADFAALAPAMFGTESPRHYLLLVENNAEVRATGGIPGALAVLSVDEGHLSLGSQSSATRLGSFTPPVEMYPEQQNIYSTRLGKFMQDANLTPDFPSTAEIAQAMWEREFGQRVDGVISIDPIALSYVLDATGPVKLTDPQLVATAGESLPVELTSKNVVQTLLSDVYKEIAQPELQDIYLAGVAKEVFSALASGVGDDKLLLDGLAKGIAERRVLLWSSSPEEQAVIGRYPASGSISGPAVAPAEFGLYFNDGTGAKMDFYVKRTVQLIKECPRNGYEQITVRVTSTNTAPAEASTVLPRYVTGDGVIGVPIGSVQTNIVAYGPVQANVETVTLDGQKTEFAPYFHSDRPVGVLALRLAPGESKTVDFTFGKIVQHTEPNLVVTPTVQPVKDVTLPTENASCG comes from the coding sequence ATGAACGTGGACGGCGGATATCGGGTACAACCCGTCCCAAGCTCTCACGGGCCAAAAGACCGCACGCACAGGCATAAACCGAGGCGCCGGAAGCGCAAGGCTTTTCTGATAGCAGCCTGCCTGGCGTTTTTAGCTCTAGTTGCAGTTGCCGCAACAGCTTGGCTCGCCGTCAAGGCAGCAACGGCAAAAGACGAACTGAACATGGCAGCATCATTGCTCCCGCAACTCAAAGACGAGGTGATGAGAAGGGATGCTGCTGCTGCAGGCAGGACCGTCGAAACTTTACGAGGCCACACAACGAATGCACGCGAGGCTACGGCGGATCCACTGTGGCGATTAGCGGCTGCACTGCCAGGCGTCGGTCCCAACCTCCGAGCCGCTTCAGAAGTAGCCACAACAGCTGACGATGTCGCGACACTTGGTGCAGCACCGCTAGTTGGTGTTCTCGAGTCGTTGGACTGGAAGTCACTCGCACCTAGCGAGGGCGGCGTTGATGTTCGTCCATTAGCCTCGGCCTCACCCGCCATAGAATCCGCCTCTAACGCCGTGGCACAATCATCCGAACGTCTCGACGCAATAGATTCCGCTAATCTATTACCGCAGATTTCGGAACCCCTCCGGCAGGCTAGAAGCGAATTGGGCTCACTGAGAATGGGCCTACGAACAGCTGCAGATTTCGCTGCCCTGGCACCAGCCATGTTCGGAACGGAAAGTCCAAGACACTACTTGCTGCTAGTTGAGAACAATGCTGAAGTCCGAGCAACAGGTGGCATCCCTGGCGCTCTGGCCGTCCTGTCCGTTGACGAGGGCCATCTCAGCTTGGGTTCACAGAGTAGCGCCACTCGACTCGGTTCTTTCACGCCACCAGTCGAAATGTATCCGGAGCAGCAAAACATCTATTCAACACGTCTAGGCAAGTTCATGCAGGATGCGAACCTCACACCGGATTTTCCAAGTACGGCAGAGATAGCGCAGGCGATGTGGGAGCGTGAGTTTGGCCAACGAGTGGATGGCGTGATCTCCATCGACCCGATTGCACTAAGCTACGTTCTCGATGCCACAGGGCCTGTGAAGCTAACTGACCCGCAGCTAGTCGCGACGGCCGGAGAATCGCTTCCGGTGGAACTCACGTCTAAGAATGTAGTTCAGACGCTCCTCTCAGACGTCTACAAAGAAATCGCGCAACCTGAACTGCAAGATATTTATCTTGCGGGCGTAGCAAAAGAAGTTTTCTCGGCCCTCGCCTCCGGTGTTGGTGATGACAAACTTCTTCTTGATGGTTTGGCCAAGGGCATCGCGGAGCGAAGGGTCCTGCTATGGTCCTCTTCTCCTGAGGAACAAGCAGTCATCGGACGCTACCCGGCGAGCGGTTCCATATCAGGGCCGGCCGTCGCCCCGGCTGAGTTCGGGCTCTACTTCAACGACGGCACTGGCGCAAAAATGGACTTCTACGTCAAGCGAACAGTGCAACTCATCAAGGAGTGCCCACGTAACGGCTACGAGCAAATCACCGTTCGTGTCACCAGCACCAACACGGCCCCTGCTGAAGCATCTACGGTCTTGCCGCGGTATGTAACTGGCGACGGAGTAATCGGAGTCCCGATTGGGTCAGTGCAAACCAACATTGTGGCCTATGGTCCCGTCCAAGCCAACGTTGAAACGGTGACGCTAGACGGGCAGAAGACGGAGTTCGCCCCCTATTTCCACAGCGACAGACCTGTGGGAGTTCTGGCGCTTCGACTGGCCCCCGGCGAGAGCAAAACTGTGGATTTTACGTTCGGCAAGATTGTTCAGCACACTGAACCTAATCTCGTTGTCACACCAACCGTCCAACCGGTAAAGGATGTGACATTACCCACAGAAAATGCTTCCTGTGGCTAG
- a CDS encoding sugar transferase, whose amino-acid sequence MQTSLAGNQGDQLAGASGLELWRRKYSRRLLAIDTAVIVWAVAGAFVVRFGFAESPENKDGEYVLLSLALIVTWCLMLGFWGSREARILGAGSEEYKRVIAASAWLFGFVAVISYALRIDTARGYVGLAFPAGVMGLLAARWLMRQHLTVDRKNGLSSSKVLIVGTLPAAVHLVRSLRTQPAAGYLPVAVHVPSAEAAANHGIDLGIPITASEPGVDSVLRAIETAGVDTVAISSGAPLSPIDLRQLGWELAARDVGMILAPALTDIAGPRIHTQPVAGLPLIHVSTPKLTGGKKVAKRTFDITLAGALTVVLLPVFVLIAALVKLTSPGPVFYVQERIGLRGTSFRMLKFRSMRVNADEELHQLLTAQGSADKPLFKVDNDPRITPVGRILRKYSLDELPQLLNVVGGSMSLVGPRPQRESEVALYDDAAHRRLYVSPGMSGLWQVSGRSNLSWEESIRLDLYYVENWSLMGDVLILVKTFKAVFATTGAI is encoded by the coding sequence ATGCAAACGTCGCTGGCGGGTAATCAGGGGGATCAATTAGCGGGGGCATCAGGATTGGAACTGTGGCGACGAAAATACTCCCGTCGACTCCTCGCAATAGACACTGCAGTCATTGTGTGGGCAGTCGCTGGAGCGTTTGTCGTTCGTTTCGGTTTCGCGGAAAGCCCGGAGAACAAAGATGGTGAATATGTTCTCCTCTCGCTTGCACTGATCGTTACTTGGTGCTTGATGCTCGGTTTCTGGGGGTCGCGCGAAGCCAGAATCCTGGGCGCTGGTTCGGAAGAGTACAAGCGCGTCATTGCTGCGTCGGCCTGGCTGTTCGGATTCGTGGCGGTAATTTCCTATGCGCTCAGAATTGACACTGCTCGCGGTTATGTGGGCCTAGCATTCCCAGCCGGAGTAATGGGTCTCTTGGCTGCACGTTGGCTCATGCGGCAGCACCTAACAGTGGATCGCAAGAATGGCCTGAGCTCATCGAAAGTGCTTATTGTCGGAACCCTTCCCGCTGCGGTACATCTAGTCCGATCGCTTCGTACCCAACCAGCGGCGGGATATCTACCGGTAGCCGTACACGTTCCCTCCGCCGAAGCCGCAGCAAATCACGGAATAGACCTGGGCATACCGATCACGGCCTCAGAGCCCGGGGTGGACTCCGTGCTAAGGGCGATCGAAACAGCAGGAGTTGACACGGTCGCCATTTCGTCTGGCGCACCACTCAGCCCCATTGATCTACGCCAGCTCGGTTGGGAATTGGCAGCGCGGGACGTAGGAATGATCTTGGCCCCAGCACTCACAGATATTGCCGGGCCACGAATCCATACTCAACCTGTAGCCGGGCTACCCCTAATTCACGTCTCAACGCCGAAGCTGACGGGCGGAAAGAAAGTTGCCAAACGTACATTCGACATTACCCTTGCCGGCGCGCTGACTGTTGTGCTGCTTCCGGTTTTCGTCCTAATCGCTGCGTTGGTTAAGTTAACAAGCCCGGGCCCTGTTTTTTATGTACAGGAGCGGATAGGGCTGAGGGGCACTTCATTTAGGATGCTCAAGTTTCGCTCCATGAGAGTCAACGCTGACGAAGAACTTCACCAACTACTAACCGCACAAGGTTCTGCAGATAAGCCTCTGTTCAAAGTTGACAACGACCCTAGGATCACTCCAGTTGGGCGCATCCTCCGCAAGTACTCACTCGATGAGCTTCCCCAACTCCTAAACGTAGTCGGCGGGAGCATGAGCCTGGTCGGTCCGCGTCCTCAGCGTGAAAGCGAGGTTGCACTATATGACGACGCGGCCCATCGTAGGCTTTATGTCAGTCCTGGCATGAGCGGCCTGTGGCAGGTGAGTGGAAGGTCGAACCTCAGTTGGGAGGAGAGCATCAGATTAGACCTGTATTACGTCGAAAATTGGTCCCTTATGGGTGACGTTCTGATACTCGTCAAGACATTCAAAGCAGTCTTCGCAACTACAGGGGCAATCTGA
- a CDS encoding polysaccharide biosynthesis tyrosine autokinase: MDIRDYVRIARGHWIFIAALTLTGLLLGAGAAVAIKPTYTSELQLFVAIQSSGTVQELQQGNTFTQARVQSYVKTVGSPIVLQPAIETLGLNVTPDQLAAKVRATTDLNTVLINISVSDSSPVQAQAITQAVGNSLIRAVELLEKPKSGGSSPVALSIIKPATTPSAPSAPNTPLYLLLGTVIGFAVGAGGAILRSLLDNRVNGETDLRRVTEAPVLGRISFDQEAMKNPLLTQTSPQSPRAESFRQLRTNLQFANISGRAKTMVITSSLPGEGKSTTATNLAISLAQAGQTVCLIDADLRRPMVGEYLGLERSAGLTTALVGSADVDDLLQQWGDGNLYVLTSGRIPPNPSELLGSAEMSELINRLEQVFDAVIIDAPPLLPVTDSAVLAQHVGGIVMVVRSQKLKQHDLEKALSALQMVEANLLGVVLNGLPAKGPDSYTYGYYSQDTQPDAAIPETRYRTSGSQHALLPDSDYSPEATLSAEMEQGPSRPATNFPILPTNEALEGAPPRK, from the coding sequence TTGGACATAAGAGACTACGTGCGCATAGCTCGCGGTCATTGGATATTCATTGCCGCACTGACATTGACTGGCCTCCTGCTCGGTGCCGGCGCCGCCGTGGCGATCAAGCCCACCTACACATCTGAACTCCAGCTCTTTGTCGCTATTCAAAGTTCCGGCACGGTTCAGGAACTTCAGCAAGGAAATACCTTCACTCAGGCGCGAGTGCAATCGTATGTCAAGACTGTCGGCTCTCCTATTGTCCTGCAGCCCGCCATTGAAACCCTTGGCCTAAACGTAACGCCCGACCAGTTGGCGGCAAAGGTTCGCGCGACTACCGATTTGAACACTGTTCTGATCAACATTTCCGTGTCTGACAGTTCCCCAGTGCAGGCACAGGCCATAACTCAGGCCGTAGGAAACAGCCTCATCAGGGCGGTGGAGTTGTTAGAGAAGCCGAAGTCCGGGGGCTCATCACCCGTGGCATTGTCGATAATCAAGCCAGCAACCACTCCCTCGGCACCGTCGGCTCCAAACACCCCTCTCTACCTACTGCTAGGGACGGTCATTGGGTTTGCCGTGGGTGCTGGCGGCGCCATTCTTCGTTCGCTTTTGGACAATAGAGTCAACGGGGAGACCGACCTTCGCAGGGTCACGGAAGCGCCGGTTCTAGGCAGAATATCCTTCGATCAGGAGGCTATGAAGAATCCTCTGCTCACGCAGACTTCGCCCCAAAGTCCGCGAGCTGAGTCCTTCAGACAGTTGAGGACCAACCTGCAGTTTGCCAATATTTCCGGGCGAGCCAAAACCATGGTTATTACCTCTTCACTTCCAGGTGAGGGAAAAAGTACTACAGCGACGAATCTCGCCATTTCACTTGCTCAAGCAGGGCAGACGGTCTGTCTTATCGATGCTGACCTGAGGCGACCGATGGTTGGTGAGTATTTGGGGCTTGAACGGAGCGCGGGCCTGACGACAGCGCTCGTAGGCTCAGCAGACGTTGATGATCTTCTTCAGCAGTGGGGTGACGGTAACTTGTATGTGCTCACCTCAGGGAGAATCCCACCAAATCCGAGTGAGCTACTTGGCTCGGCCGAAATGAGCGAACTTATCAATCGCCTTGAGCAGGTGTTTGATGCCGTCATTATCGATGCTCCACCGCTCCTTCCCGTGACAGACTCTGCGGTCCTAGCTCAGCACGTTGGTGGAATAGTGATGGTTGTTCGTTCCCAGAAGCTCAAGCAACACGACTTGGAAAAAGCTCTAAGTGCCCTTCAAATGGTTGAAGCCAATCTGCTGGGCGTCGTTTTGAACGGCCTTCCGGCTAAAGGCCCTGACTCCTATACGTACGGCTATTACAGCCAGGACACGCAGCCAGATGCTGCCATTCCTGAAACGCGCTACCGAACTTCCGGAAGTCAACATGCATTGCTCCCCGACTCTGACTATTCTCCTGAAGCCACTTTGAGCGCTGAGATGGAACAGGGACCAAGCCGGCCAGCGACGAACTTCCCGATATTGCCAACCAATGAAGCTCTCGAGGGTGCACCCCCGAGAAAATAA
- a CDS encoding glycosyltransferase: protein MIIAGIVTFEPDIDRLRENIEAISPQVPLVLIYDNGSTNGEAISELSAASPNVSVIRSGTNDGIAAALNRLAESALSQSASFLLTLDQDSVCSERMVSKLAAELAEGIGMVTPHIVDRNKQTLEEYSRLKLPSVEHYRQPARRGAITSGAVLDLNAWRKVGGFDELFFIDYVDYDFNQRLMEAGYAILRVNTAPLLHEVGRATRTWLRVPRKDLSGRWRIEQFFAFGHSPTRCYYKARNRVLFTRKHGRKLGITHEGIWQIPQQIALTVLFEHERFSKLKGFVRGIRDGLRTPLI, encoded by the coding sequence ATGATTATCGCCGGCATCGTCACTTTCGAGCCAGACATCGACCGACTTCGAGAGAACATCGAAGCAATTTCCCCGCAAGTACCTCTCGTCCTCATCTATGACAACGGCTCGACAAACGGCGAGGCGATCTCAGAACTCTCTGCCGCTTCGCCTAATGTCTCGGTCATCCGCAGTGGAACAAACGATGGAATCGCTGCTGCGCTTAACCGACTTGCGGAATCTGCACTAAGTCAGAGCGCATCGTTCCTCCTGACACTCGACCAAGACAGCGTCTGTTCCGAGCGGATGGTCTCCAAACTCGCTGCGGAGCTCGCCGAAGGTATAGGCATGGTGACCCCGCACATAGTCGATCGCAACAAGCAAACCCTCGAGGAGTACAGCCGCCTCAAACTGCCGAGCGTTGAACACTACCGGCAACCGGCCCGAAGGGGAGCCATTACGTCCGGGGCAGTTCTCGATTTGAATGCCTGGAGAAAAGTTGGTGGGTTCGATGAGTTGTTCTTCATCGACTACGTTGACTACGACTTCAACCAGCGCCTGATGGAAGCAGGCTACGCAATCCTTCGAGTTAACACAGCGCCTTTACTCCACGAAGTAGGTCGTGCAACTCGTACTTGGCTACGCGTGCCCCGCAAAGACCTCTCGGGCCGCTGGCGTATAGAGCAATTCTTTGCCTTTGGACACAGCCCTACCCGGTGCTATTACAAAGCACGGAATCGGGTCCTCTTTACCCGCAAGCACGGACGCAAACTCGGCATCACTCATGAGGGCATTTGGCAGATCCCGCAGCAAATCGCACTTACAGTCCTGTTCGAGCATGAACGCTTCTCGAAACTGAAAGGGTTCGTTCGTGGAATCCGTGACGGGCTTCGAACGCCTTTAATTTAG